Proteins from one Oncorhynchus masou masou isolate Uvic2021 chromosome 12, UVic_Omas_1.1, whole genome shotgun sequence genomic window:
- the LOC135550003 gene encoding inhibitor of growth protein 4-like isoform X2 yields the protein MIVAAIITDLKGQIDSLAREYTSNTHTLSSEQKLSLLRQIQQSYGKCKEFGDDKVQLAMQTYEMVDKHIRRLDTDLARFEADLKEKKIESTDYDSTSSKGIKSELRGPKEKKVARTRLKVKSDDDCSPKSGQKKVKLTQAPEFTAPTVNFGNVHPSDVLDMPVDPNEPTYCLCHQVSYGEMIGCDNTDCSIEWFHFACVGLTTKPRGKWYCPRCTQERKKK from the exons ATGATTGTTGCTGCTATCATAACAG atCTGAAAGGGCAGATAGACTCTTTGGCTCGTGAGTACacgtcaaacacacacaccctctcctctgAGCAGAAGCTCTCCCTGCTCCGGCAGATCCAGCAGTCATATGGCAAGTGTAAAGAGTTTGGAGATGATAAGGTCCAACTGGCCATGCAGACCTATGAGATG GTGGACAAACACATTCGCAGGCTGGACACAGACCTGGCCCGCTTCGAGGCAGACCTGAAGGAGAAAAAGATTGAGAGCACAGACTATGACTCAACCTCCAGTAAGGGAATCAAGA GTGAGCTCAGGGGGCCAAAAGAGAAGAAGGTGGCTCGCACAAGGTTAAAGGTGAAGTCAGATGACGACTGCAGCCCCAAAAGCGGACAGAAGAAAGTCAAACTAACACAAGC GCCTGAGTTCACAGCCCCTACAGTGAACTTTGGGAACGTCCACCCCTCGGATGTGCTGGACATGCCCGTGGACCCCAACGAGCCCACCTACTGCCTGTGTCACCAAGTGTCCTACGGAGAGATGATTGGCTGTGACAACACAGAC TGCTCCATTGAGTGGTTCCACTTCGCCTGCGTGGGGCTGACAACAAAACCCAGAGGAAAATG
- the LOC135550003 gene encoding inhibitor of growth protein 4-like isoform X1, translated as MAAGMYLEHYLDSIENLPFELQRNFTLMRDLDTRTEDLKGQIDSLAREYTSNTHTLSSEQKLSLLRQIQQSYGKCKEFGDDKVQLAMQTYEMVDKHIRRLDTDLARFEADLKEKKIESTDYDSTSSKGIKSELRGPKEKKVARTRLKVKSDDDCSPKSGQKKVKLTQAPEFTAPTVNFGNVHPSDVLDMPVDPNEPTYCLCHQVSYGEMIGCDNTDCSIEWFHFACVGLTTKPRGKWYCPRCTQERKKK; from the exons ATGGCGGCGGGAATGTATTTAGAACATTACCTTGACA GTATAGAAAATCTGCCGTTTGAGCTACAGAGGAATTTCACTCTTATGAGAGACCTGGACACACGGACAGAGG atCTGAAAGGGCAGATAGACTCTTTGGCTCGTGAGTACacgtcaaacacacacaccctctcctctgAGCAGAAGCTCTCCCTGCTCCGGCAGATCCAGCAGTCATATGGCAAGTGTAAAGAGTTTGGAGATGATAAGGTCCAACTGGCCATGCAGACCTATGAGATG GTGGACAAACACATTCGCAGGCTGGACACAGACCTGGCCCGCTTCGAGGCAGACCTGAAGGAGAAAAAGATTGAGAGCACAGACTATGACTCAACCTCCAGTAAGGGAATCAAGA GTGAGCTCAGGGGGCCAAAAGAGAAGAAGGTGGCTCGCACAAGGTTAAAGGTGAAGTCAGATGACGACTGCAGCCCCAAAAGCGGACAGAAGAAAGTCAAACTAACACAAGC GCCTGAGTTCACAGCCCCTACAGTGAACTTTGGGAACGTCCACCCCTCGGATGTGCTGGACATGCCCGTGGACCCCAACGAGCCCACCTACTGCCTGTGTCACCAAGTGTCCTACGGAGAGATGATTGGCTGTGACAACACAGAC TGCTCCATTGAGTGGTTCCACTTCGCCTGCGTGGGGCTGACAACAAAACCCAGAGGAAAATG